A genomic segment from Clostridium pasteurianum BC1 encodes:
- a CDS encoding DUF1657 domain-containing protein, with translation MTVGARVKQTLADLKGIESTLRTYSVQSKNKEEVIAYKEALKITEAVTKNVEHRLKKIEFEEPQYKGN, from the coding sequence ATGACAGTAGGAGCTAGAGTAAAGCAAACATTGGCTGATTTAAAGGGAATTGAAAGTACACTTAGAACTTATTCTGTGCAGAGTAAAAATAAAGAGGAAGTCATAGCTTATAAAGAAGCTCTTAAAATTACAGAAGCAGTTACTAAGAATGTGGAACATAGATTAAAAAAGATAGAATTTGAAGAACCTCAATACAAAGGCAATTAA
- a CDS encoding HAD family hydrolase has protein sequence MVDFNKYDVIIFDFDGVIVDSMKVRDNGFRAIFSDFNTDDVEKLVKYNRKNGGLSRFHKIKYFYEEILKSNIEDSLIKKYAEEFTEIMKSELIKLDYLIKDTVEFIKKNKDIKKLYIASGSENEELNYLCRELGIDHCFSAIYGSPRHKNDIVKSIIEDNKYDNSKVILIGDSINDYEAAKVNGIEFAGYNNISLKDLTNNYVDKFSMLMKCS, from the coding sequence ATGGTTGACTTTAATAAATATGATGTAATTATATTTGATTTCGATGGTGTCATAGTAGATTCTATGAAAGTAAGAGATAATGGATTTAGGGCTATTTTCTCTGACTTTAATACAGATGACGTAGAAAAACTGGTTAAATATAATCGAAAGAATGGTGGACTATCAAGATTTCATAAAATTAAATACTTTTATGAAGAAATATTAAAATCGAATATAGAGGATAGTTTAATAAAGAAATATGCAGAAGAATTTACAGAAATAATGAAGAGTGAGTTAATTAAGTTAGACTATCTTATTAAAGATACTGTAGAATTTATTAAGAAAAATAAAGACATAAAAAAATTATATATTGCCTCTGGTTCTGAGAATGAAGAATTAAATTATTTATGCAGGGAATTAGGTATAGACCATTGCTTTTCTGCAATTTATGGTTCACCTAGACATAAAAATGATATAGTAAAAAGTATTATAGAAGATAATAAATATGATAATTCAAAGGTAATATTAATAGGAGATTCAATAAATGACTATGAAGCTGCTAAGGTAAATGGCATAGAATTTGCTGGTTATAATAATATTTCATTAAAAGATCTTACCAACAATTATGTAGATAAGTTTTCAATGCTGATGAAGTGTAGTTAG
- a CDS encoding aldolase catalytic domain-containing protein, whose translation MKNVNILDCTLRDGGYINNWSFSDDTASNLIDSLIESKVEFIELGYISKKSDRCGDSTMFNSIECIENILTNNNAKYLVMMNLGDFDVDNMDYNDNIFGIRLAFRKEEWREAFQQAEKIIEKGFKVFIQPMVTLSYTEEELLEVINEFNKLDIYAFYIVDSFGSMHDKDILRLASLVDNNLKASVRLGLHAHNNLQLAFSNAITLLQSVSDRQLIIDSSVLGMGRGAGNLNTELFVDYLVRNFDKDYKIQPLLDIIDNSLNKIHRENYWGYSPAHYISAIYNCHPNYSTYLAGKSNLTAKDTENIIKNIVDEKKNKFDKTYIEDLYTQYISKKCMDYDCELLTRAAQI comes from the coding sequence ATGAAAAATGTAAATATATTGGATTGTACACTGAGGGATGGAGGATATATAAATAATTGGTCCTTCTCCGATGATACTGCTTCAAACCTTATTGATTCTTTAATAGAATCTAAAGTTGAATTCATAGAGCTTGGATATATAAGCAAAAAAAGTGATAGATGTGGAGATAGTACTATGTTTAATAGCATAGAATGTATTGAAAACATACTAACTAATAATAATGCTAAATATCTTGTTATGATGAATTTAGGAGATTTTGATGTAGATAATATGGACTATAACGATAATATCTTTGGTATAAGGCTTGCTTTTCGTAAGGAAGAGTGGAGAGAAGCTTTTCAGCAGGCCGAAAAAATAATAGAAAAGGGCTTTAAAGTTTTTATTCAGCCTATGGTGACTTTATCTTATACTGAAGAGGAACTGTTAGAAGTTATAAATGAATTCAATAAATTAGATATATATGCTTTCTATATAGTAGATAGTTTTGGATCCATGCATGATAAGGATATTTTAAGATTAGCTTCCTTAGTTGATAATAATTTAAAAGCTAGTGTTAGATTAGGCTTACATGCACACAATAATCTTCAACTTGCCTTTTCAAATGCCATAACTTTACTGCAGTCAGTTAGTGACAGACAATTAATAATTGATTCATCAGTTTTAGGAATGGGAAGGGGAGCAGGAAACTTAAATACAGAGTTATTTGTAGATTATTTAGTAAGAAATTTTGATAAAGATTATAAAATACAACCTTTATTAGATATAATAGATAATTCTTTAAATAAGATTCATAGAGAAAATTACTGGGGATATTCACCTGCTCACTATATATCTGCAATTTATAATTGTCATCCAAATTATTCAACTTACTTAGCTGGCAAATCAAATCTTACGGCAAAGGATACAGAAAATATAATTAAAAATATAGTTGATGAAAAGAAAAATAAATTTGATAAAACTTATATAGAAGATTTATATACCCAGTATATTTCAAAAAAGTGTATGGATTATGATTGTGAATTGTTAACTAGAGCGGCTCAGATATAA
- a CDS encoding aldo/keto reductase, translating to MKKINIGNGKITNASEISLGCMRLTELSVSEASNLINTALEEGINFFDHADKYSNGKCEELFAEAVDMKPSVREKFIIQSKCGIRSGFFDFSKEHILNAVDGSLKRLKTDYLDVLLLHRPDALVEPEEVAEAFDILHSSGKVKYFGVSNQNPYQIELLNKYLNQKIIINQLQLSIMHTGMIDAGINVNMKIDSSNDRDGSILDYCRLNNITIQPWSPFQYGFFEGVFLDNDKFPELNKTINAIAEKKDVPNTAIAIAWLLRHPAKMQPIVGTMNVKRLKDIAKASNVELSRPEWYEIYRAAGNKLP from the coding sequence ATGAAGAAAATTAATATTGGGAATGGGAAAATTACTAATGCTTCTGAAATCTCTCTAGGATGTATGAGACTTACTGAACTTAGTGTCAGTGAAGCATCTAATCTTATTAATACTGCTTTAGAAGAGGGGATTAACTTCTTTGATCATGCTGATAAATATAGTAATGGTAAATGTGAAGAGCTATTTGCAGAAGCAGTTGATATGAAGCCTAGTGTAAGAGAAAAATTTATAATCCAGTCAAAGTGTGGTATTAGATCAGGATTTTTTGATTTTTCAAAAGAACATATATTAAATGCAGTTGATGGCAGTTTAAAGAGATTAAAAACTGACTATTTAGATGTTTTGTTATTACACCGTCCTGACGCCCTTGTAGAACCAGAAGAAGTTGCTGAAGCTTTTGATATACTACATAGCAGCGGCAAAGTTAAATATTTTGGTGTTAGTAATCAAAATCCTTATCAAATTGAATTGCTTAATAAGTATTTAAATCAGAAAATTATTATTAATCAGCTGCAGTTAAGTATTATGCACACTGGAATGATTGATGCTGGAATCAATGTAAACATGAAAATTGACTCATCAAATGATCGTGATGGAAGTATTTTGGACTATTGTCGTTTAAATAATATAACAATCCAACCATGGTCTCCTTTTCAATATGGATTTTTTGAGGGAGTATTCTTAGATAATGATAAATTTCCAGAATTAAATAAGACCATAAATGCAATAGCAGAAAAGAAAGATGTTCCAAATACAGCTATTGCTATTGCATGGCTTCTAAGACATCCTGCTAAAATGCAGCCAATAGTTGGTACAATGAATGTTAAACGTTTGAAAGATATTGCTAAAGCATCTAACGTAGAACTTTCAAGACCGGAATGGTATGAAATATATAGAGCAGCAGGAAATAAATTGCCATAA
- the spoVAC gene encoding stage V sporulation protein AC, whose translation MSNMKKKKLTPVEQEYQDFASDREPKRPVIKNCIRAFLVGGIICTIGQGLQWFFITYFNFTEKTAGNPTAAILIITSALFTGLGIYDHIAQWAGAGTAVPITGFANTIASAAIEHRTEGYVLGVGGNMFKLSGSVIAFGVFSAFVVAIVKILIMWLGGM comes from the coding sequence ATGTCTAATATGAAAAAGAAAAAACTCACTCCTGTAGAACAGGAATATCAGGATTTTGCTTCTGATAGAGAACCTAAGCGGCCAGTCATAAAAAATTGTATCAGGGCTTTTTTAGTGGGAGGTATCATATGCACTATAGGTCAAGGGTTACAGTGGTTTTTCATAACATATTTTAATTTTACAGAAAAGACAGCAGGAAATCCTACAGCTGCTATTTTAATAATAACTTCTGCACTGTTTACCGGTCTTGGAATTTATGATCATATTGCCCAGTGGGCTGGAGCAGGTACAGCCGTGCCTATTACTGGATTTGCAAATACCATTGCTTCCGCTGCTATTGAGCATAGAACGGAGGGCTACGTATTAGGTGTAGGCGGTAATATGTTCAAACTCTCTGGATCGGTAATTGCCTTTGGGGTTTTCTCTGCTTTTGTTGTTGCTATTGTAAAAATACTTATCATGTGGTTAGGTGGGATGTAA
- a CDS encoding DUF421 domain-containing protein, with translation MQNWIIVLLRSVILFFLTLVIVRIIGKVNLLKITPFRFVSYIVIAIITALISLGIVPNTIFALMILAVWIAFSVALDYLAIKSNWIHDFINGRETILIKDGKVMEENLMEVRYTGEELLRELRSKNAFNLADVEFAVMESTGEINVLLKSDKKPVTAHDLQREVAPLSEPETVILDGNILDEALKNRGLNREWLEVQLSNFGVSLDNVFIGQVDSSGDLFIDVFDDSMHITQPQVKQLLYSSMAKVQADLFTFSLETKDLRVRKMYSYNADRIKKIMDKLEPYLLR, from the coding sequence ATGCAAAATTGGATTATAGTACTTTTAAGATCCGTAATTTTATTTTTCTTAACTTTAGTGATAGTTAGAATTATTGGTAAGGTAAATTTATTAAAGATAACACCTTTTAGATTTGTAAGTTATATTGTAATCGCTATTATTACAGCATTAATTTCATTAGGTATAGTACCCAATACTATTTTTGCACTTATGATATTAGCAGTTTGGATTGCATTTTCTGTAGCGCTGGATTATTTAGCAATAAAAAGTAATTGGATACATGATTTTATAAATGGCAGAGAGACCATATTAATAAAAGATGGAAAAGTTATGGAAGAAAACCTGATGGAAGTGAGATATACAGGTGAAGAACTATTAAGAGAATTGAGATCAAAGAATGCCTTTAATCTGGCAGATGTGGAGTTCGCTGTAATGGAATCCACTGGAGAAATAAATGTACTATTAAAGTCGGATAAGAAACCTGTTACTGCTCATGACTTACAAAGAGAGGTCGCACCTTTGTCTGAGCCGGAAACAGTAATATTAGATGGAAATATTCTGGACGAAGCTTTAAAAAATAGAGGTTTGAATCGAGAATGGCTGGAAGTTCAATTATCAAATTTTGGTGTATCACTTGACAATGTATTTATTGGTCAGGTGGATTCTTCAGGGGATTTGTTTATAGATGTATTTGATGATTCTATGCATATCACTCAGCCTCAGGTTAAACAGCTACTTTACTCAAGTATGGCAAAGGTTCAGGCTGATTTATTTACCTTTTCCTTGGAGACAAAAGATTTAAGGGTTAGAAAAATGTATTCATATAATGCTGATAGGATAAAAAAAATTATGGATAAATTAGAACCATATTTATTACGTTAG
- a CDS encoding VOC family protein, producing MNLEMRLNSLYICVKDMKRAIDFYEKILDKQIYIKDEVFSIFQLENFRFCLFNNEKAEEKVTWGDNCLPSFQVNDMDMLIKKIEELEAEIVFPLTQINDNLVLEFKDSEGNDIEVYSKVTN from the coding sequence ATGAATTTGGAAATGAGATTAAATTCACTATATATCTGTGTAAAAGATATGAAAAGGGCAATAGATTTTTATGAAAAGATTTTGGACAAGCAAATTTATATAAAGGATGAAGTTTTCAGTATATTTCAGCTGGAGAATTTTAGATTTTGCTTATTTAATAATGAAAAAGCAGAAGAAAAAGTAACTTGGGGGGATAACTGTCTGCCCAGCTTTCAGGTAAATGATATGGATATGCTAATTAAAAAAATAGAAGAATTAGAAGCTGAAATAGTTTTTCCACTAACTCAAATTAATGATAATTTGGTTTTAGAATTTAAAGACAGTGAAGGAAATGATATTGAAGTATATTCAAAAGTGACAAATTAA
- the spoVAD gene encoding stage V sporulation protein AD has translation MLKGHQTWIFDSKPVILSSAAVGGPFEAQGALADDFDILHEDVWLGQDSCEKAEKKLLEEACETAIRKGNMKKDDVQFFISGDLMNQLISSSFTARTLGMPFLGIFGACSSSMEGLALASLLIDSKSAKYIVTGASSHNITVEKQFRYPTEYGAQKPPTAQWTVTGAGACLVGEAGEGPRVTCATIGRVVDMGISDPYNMGVAMAPAAVDTIEAHFRDLNIDPSHYDLIATGDLGRVGHRIAGDLLEKHGLKIPRDILTDCGLLIYKKDQPVIAGGSGCACSAIVTYGHLLKQMKKGELKRILIVATGALLSPLSYQQKESIPCIAHAVSIEM, from the coding sequence ATGCTTAAGGGACATCAAACATGGATTTTTGATTCTAAACCAGTGATACTATCTTCTGCTGCCGTAGGAGGACCATTTGAAGCCCAGGGTGCATTAGCTGATGATTTCGATATTCTCCATGAGGATGTATGGTTGGGACAGGACAGTTGTGAAAAAGCAGAAAAAAAATTATTGGAAGAGGCCTGTGAAACAGCCATAAGAAAAGGAAATATGAAAAAAGACGATGTTCAATTTTTTATAAGTGGAGATTTAATGAATCAACTTATATCCAGCAGCTTTACTGCACGTACACTGGGAATGCCTTTCCTAGGTATCTTTGGAGCTTGTTCAAGTTCCATGGAAGGTCTTGCACTGGCTTCACTGCTGATTGACAGTAAGTCAGCAAAATATATTGTAACAGGTGCTTCCAGTCACAATATTACCGTTGAAAAGCAATTCAGATATCCTACAGAATACGGGGCACAAAAACCTCCAACTGCTCAATGGACTGTAACAGGTGCTGGAGCATGTCTGGTAGGTGAAGCAGGTGAGGGACCGAGAGTAACCTGTGCTACTATTGGAAGAGTAGTAGATATGGGCATATCAGATCCCTATAATATGGGAGTGGCCATGGCACCAGCAGCGGTAGATACCATAGAAGCACATTTCAGGGATTTAAATATAGATCCGTCCCATTATGATTTAATTGCGACAGGAGATTTGGGAAGAGTTGGTCATAGAATTGCTGGTGACTTATTAGAAAAGCATGGATTGAAAATTCCACGAGACATACTTACAGATTGTGGTCTATTGATCTATAAAAAAGATCAGCCTGTAATAGCTGGAGGCAGTGGTTGTGCTTGTTCAGCTATTGTTACCTATGGCCATTTACTTAAACAGATGAAAAAGGGAGAATTAAAGAGAATACTGATTGTTGCAACGGGGGCG